From the genome of Streptomyces sp. NBC_01116, one region includes:
- a CDS encoding ABC transporter ATP-binding protein → MEIRVEQLTAGYAGHTAVDQVDLTVPSGQVVAIVGPNGCGKSTLLRSMARLHQPRSGRVFVGDADVWQLRQRDAAHRIALLPQAPQAPEAVTVAGLVRYGRHPHQGLFRQWSEEDESAVTRALEATGTAALAGRRLDQLSGGQRQRCWLAMSLAQETPVVLLDEPTSALDIGHAVEVLDLVREVAAQGRTIVMVLHDLAAAARYADTLVAMRDGRIVAAGPPRETVDTALVQELYGIEAEILTATSDGAPVVVPTVRVPVA, encoded by the coding sequence GTGGAAATCCGTGTCGAACAGCTCACCGCTGGATACGCCGGGCACACCGCCGTGGATCAGGTCGACCTGACGGTCCCCTCCGGACAGGTCGTGGCGATCGTCGGACCCAACGGGTGCGGCAAATCGACCCTCCTGCGCTCCATGGCCCGCCTCCACCAGCCCCGCTCCGGACGGGTGTTCGTCGGCGACGCCGACGTCTGGCAGCTGCGCCAGCGCGACGCCGCCCACCGCATCGCTCTGCTGCCCCAGGCCCCGCAGGCACCCGAGGCGGTCACCGTCGCCGGACTCGTGCGGTACGGACGCCACCCGCACCAGGGGCTGTTCCGCCAGTGGTCGGAGGAGGACGAGAGCGCCGTCACCCGCGCCCTGGAGGCCACCGGCACCGCCGCCCTGGCCGGACGCCGGCTCGACCAGCTCTCCGGAGGCCAGCGCCAGCGCTGCTGGCTCGCCATGTCCCTCGCCCAGGAGACTCCCGTCGTCCTGCTCGACGAACCCACCAGCGCCCTCGACATCGGCCACGCCGTGGAGGTGCTGGACCTGGTCCGCGAAGTCGCCGCGCAGGGCCGCACCATCGTCATGGTGCTCCACGACCTCGCCGCCGCCGCACGGTACGCCGACACGCTGGTGGCCATGCGCGACGGGCGGATCGTCGCCGCGGGGCCGCCCCGCGAGACCGTGGACACCGCACTGGTCCAGGAGCTCTACGGCATCGAGGCGGAGATCCTCACCGCGACCTCCGACGGCGCGCCCGTCGTCGTACCGACCGTGCGCGTACCGGTCGCCTGA
- a CDS encoding ABC transporter substrate-binding protein, with translation MTLHLRPARTAARRAAQAVAALGAATLLLTACGSDSASGKSSGDEGGKADSASSATRTVKDATGKAVEIPAQPKRIVTLTQEDLDAVLALDLKPVGITNGQGLDEPPAYLADKVEGIDVVGNLLQPVMDKVVAAKPDLILAGDMQDEQVLKQLREITPATLVTMAPTDDWKLFFRGVGNAVNKLDDANKFITGHEAAAKAAGEKLGANKGAEVSIVRWNPDGPSWMENKQFASGVALEMGLKRPASQNKDGNAHTPSLSLEKINEIDGDWLFLSTLTSDGEKALKDVQSKPAYKELGAVKNDHAVTVDGSVWSTRGGPLAADAVLKDYVEALSAK, from the coding sequence ATGACCCTGCACCTCCGCCCCGCCCGTACCGCCGCCCGAAGAGCGGCGCAAGCCGTCGCCGCGCTCGGGGCCGCCACCCTGCTGCTGACGGCCTGCGGTTCGGACTCCGCATCGGGCAAGTCCTCCGGGGACGAGGGCGGGAAGGCGGACTCCGCCTCCTCCGCGACCCGTACGGTCAAGGACGCCACCGGCAAGGCCGTGGAGATCCCGGCGCAGCCGAAGCGCATCGTCACCCTGACCCAGGAAGACCTGGACGCGGTACTGGCGTTGGACCTCAAGCCGGTCGGCATCACCAACGGGCAGGGGCTGGACGAGCCGCCGGCCTACCTCGCCGACAAGGTCGAGGGCATCGACGTCGTGGGCAACCTGCTCCAGCCGGTCATGGACAAGGTCGTCGCCGCCAAGCCCGACCTGATCCTCGCCGGTGACATGCAGGACGAGCAGGTGTTGAAGCAGCTGCGGGAGATCACCCCGGCCACGCTGGTGACGATGGCGCCGACCGACGACTGGAAGCTGTTCTTCCGCGGCGTCGGCAACGCCGTCAACAAGCTGGACGACGCGAACAAGTTCATCACCGGCCACGAGGCCGCCGCCAAGGCCGCCGGTGAGAAGCTGGGCGCGAACAAGGGCGCCGAGGTCTCCATCGTCCGCTGGAACCCGGACGGGCCGAGCTGGATGGAGAACAAGCAGTTCGCCAGTGGCGTCGCCCTGGAGATGGGGCTGAAGCGGCCCGCGTCCCAGAACAAGGACGGCAACGCGCACACGCCGTCGCTGAGCCTGGAGAAGATCAACGAGATCGACGGCGACTGGCTGTTCCTGTCGACGCTGACCTCGGACGGCGAGAAGGCGCTCAAGGACGTCCAGTCCAAGCCCGCCTACAAGGAGTTGGGCGCCGTCAAGAACGACCACGCGGTGACCGTCGACGGCTCGGTGTGGTCCACCCGCGGTGGCCCGCTCGCGGCGGACGCCGTCCTCAAGGACTACGTCGAGGCGCTCTCGGCGAAGTGA
- a CDS encoding M20 family metallopeptidase: MTVPAAPRPETRADRTADERIRALRAAVRETIGAGAPALLDLSRRLHAEPETAFEEHKAAALCHELLAAHGFEVTAPAHGLDTAFRATIGSGPVTVAIACEYDALPGLGHACGHNLIAAAGVGAALGLAPYADELGLTVRVVGTPAEERGAGKALLLEAGAFDGVDAAMMVHPCPFEMADFRSFALGTLDVVYTGRAAHPSLNPHEGRNAADALTVAQVALGLLRQQLPPQWRVHGITTAAGTAPNAIPDRATATYEIRALAAEDLRELRQRVEDCFRAGALATGCEVTLERPEPDYLDFRGDPELIRLWTANARELGRAEPVERPPFACTDMGNVSHVVPSIHPVLDISGGACGPHEAAFADAAISPAAEQALLDGAVGMAWTAADFAASRRSAAGRPSVRRGLTGRPTPWGPDRRSPDRAPSRGGHPEVTSPRAPRRSP; this comes from the coding sequence ATGACCGTTCCCGCAGCCCCACGCCCCGAGACGCGGGCCGACAGGACGGCCGATGAGCGGATCCGTGCCCTCAGGGCCGCCGTGCGGGAGACGATCGGCGCCGGCGCCCCGGCCCTGCTCGACCTGAGCCGGCGTCTGCACGCCGAGCCCGAGACCGCGTTCGAGGAGCACAAGGCCGCCGCCCTCTGTCATGAACTCCTCGCCGCACACGGCTTCGAGGTCACCGCGCCCGCCCACGGCCTGGACACGGCGTTCCGCGCCACGATCGGCTCCGGCCCCGTCACCGTGGCCATCGCCTGCGAGTACGACGCCCTGCCGGGCCTCGGCCACGCCTGCGGGCACAACCTCATCGCCGCCGCCGGAGTCGGCGCGGCCCTCGGACTCGCTCCGTACGCGGACGAACTCGGCCTGACCGTCCGGGTCGTCGGCACACCCGCCGAGGAACGGGGCGCGGGCAAGGCCCTGCTGCTGGAGGCCGGAGCGTTCGACGGGGTCGACGCCGCGATGATGGTGCACCCCTGCCCCTTCGAGATGGCCGACTTCCGCTCCTTCGCGCTCGGCACCCTCGACGTCGTCTACACCGGCCGCGCCGCGCACCCCAGCCTCAACCCGCACGAGGGCCGCAACGCCGCCGACGCCCTGACCGTCGCCCAGGTCGCCCTCGGCCTCCTGCGTCAGCAACTGCCGCCCCAGTGGCGGGTGCACGGCATCACCACCGCCGCCGGAACCGCGCCCAACGCGATACCCGACCGGGCCACCGCCACGTACGAGATACGGGCGCTGGCCGCCGAGGACCTGCGGGAGCTGCGGCAGCGGGTCGAGGACTGCTTCCGTGCCGGGGCGCTCGCCACCGGCTGCGAGGTGACCCTGGAACGGCCCGAACCCGACTACCTGGACTTCCGGGGAGACCCGGAGCTGATCCGGCTCTGGACCGCCAACGCCCGCGAGTTGGGCCGCGCCGAACCGGTCGAGCGACCGCCGTTCGCCTGCACCGACATGGGCAACGTCTCGCACGTGGTGCCGTCCATCCACCCGGTGCTCGACATCAGCGGCGGTGCCTGCGGTCCGCACGAGGCGGCGTTCGCCGATGCCGCGATCTCCCCGGCGGCCGAACAGGCCCTGCTCGACGGGGCGGTGGGCATGGCGTGGACGGCCGCCGACTTCGCGGCTTCGCGGCGCTCCGCGGCCGGCCGTCCGTCCGTCCGACGGGGCCTGACGGGGCGTCCGACGCCGTGGGGCCCGGACCGGCGGTCGCCGGACCGGGCCCCATCGCGTGGAGGTCACCCGGAGGTCACTTCGCCGAGAGCGCCTCGACGTAGTCCTTGA
- a CDS encoding amino acid adenylation domain-containing protein → MHERPNRPTSSSAAHSGGAPSPGLPLLTAQSGIYYAHRMAPLGTELNTADCVEIDGPLDADLFVEAVRRTVGEAETLALRVSEAGGVPEQRIVRAAEPLVHRLELAEDRAEAWMREDLARPVDLAADGALMTQALIRVGEGRHRWYQRVHHIAVDAYALSLIGQRVAELYRALVAEEPPPRCRFAPLGELTGQEAAYLDGDEYTADRAFWAARMAGSSVTAPHRSPAPSDTPAGALLHRTTDLPAEALERLSGAARAAKATWAELVVAATAGHLHRLTGAEDVVLGLPLTNRRGPAALRTPAMTVNVLPLRISVRPGDTGAELLRRVVLEIREVRRHQRYPQADLRRDLVLESADAPLTGPMVNVKPFDGVLDFAGATGTVRNLAAGPVEGLAVGAAPGPGGGLRLTLDANPAAYGPEGLAAHEDSWLRYLDGLTELLLTDPDRPIGTLDLLSGDQVREAVTYGRSEPAAPLTLPRSFTAQAARTPDAVAVRSTVAGTFRGATAGTDTRAGADAAAAEPGARLTFAELDAASDRLARLLAGLGAPAAGAGSRGTVALALPRTADLVVALLAVLKAGRVCQPLDLGHPAARTLAVLEDARPLCVIGTAATLAALPDHGLPTVALDAPATADALAACPDGPLPTGPSLADPAYLIHTSGSTGRPKGVLVGHASLANLCAGHGTDHIAPALARTGRERLRVAHSASFAFDASWDPVLWMVHGHELHLLDDTAYRDPAALTAYVGTHLIDYLDVTPSYAEALIAEGLLDEGRHHPAHLVVGGETVPPPLWERLTEAGDVHPVNLYGPTETTVDAYYWVPGTSAARPDGRPVRGSRVYVLDSSLRPVPAGATGELYVAGACLALGYPGRPDLTAERFVADPFGAPNGAPGGRMYRTGDLVRRREDHTLEFLGRGDDQVKIRGFRIELGEIQARLAAHPRVAAAAVIARDTGHGKRLLAYAVPVKERNAPPARPEGDAPAADSAPPTPAELRDHLAGGLPEHMVPATVTLLDALPRTANDKLDHRALPDPEPLPSAAGGSDSAVGAGGPHAEIVRGLFADVLGIAEPPAADAGFLELGGHSLLAARLAARVREHFGVPMGIADVFRHTTPAALAALVRTRGGAATASVPLSPVPRTGPLPLSPAQQRLWFLHRLEGPSPTYNIPLVLNVNGPLDRDALQLALHDLAERHETLRTVYPPTDNATDFTDDGMGAGAPDDTPHQRILAPDDPAARPVLHLAEPGSDLTEAVRHCFDLAGEPPLRTVLFTGAPDHHTVLLLLHHIAGDGASTTPLARDLATAYTARAAGLTPDFTPLSGQYVDHAARLRRLLGTPADPTPLAEAQLAHWRDALAGLPDQLELPTDRPRPPVATSAGDTVPFALDATAHEALRRLARAHGATVFMTVQAGLAALLTRHGCGTDIPLGTPVAGRDDDATAGLVGFFTNTVVLRTDTSGDPAFGDLLDRVRATTLAAYEHDALPFDHLVEALNPPRSLARHPLFQTMLAWQSLADGPVPLGPDTTARLTAVPSGTAKFDLTLNAGELPGGGIGGFLEFRTDLFDRSTAQSLADRLSRLLTAAAERPGTPIGLLPVLGEDEVHRAVVGANGVNHDRPVPLTLAEVYEVAARRHPDRVAVSCGGASLTYAELSSRARSLARLLAARGIGPGSIVALALPRSTDLVAGLLAVSLAGAAYLPMDPDYPADRLAYMLDDARPAALITDAGTAGRLPAHDLPLITVDGAAGFPDGPLGQAERTRPLSPGDPAYVIYTSGSTGRPKGVVVTQHNVTRLLTATEHWFSFGPDDVWTLFHSYAFDFSVWELWGALLYGGRVVVVPYATSRDPHAFLRLLADEGVTVLNQTPSAFYQLAAADREAPGHELALRYVVFGGEALELGRLADWYTRHQENAPTLVNMYGITETTVHVSYLALDRATAASAVSSTIGVNIPDLRVYVLDDRLQPVPPGVTGEMYVAGEGVALGYLGRPDLTAGRFVADPFAPLFGESGRRMYRSGDLARRRPDGTLEYFGRGDQQVKIRGFRIEPGEIEAVLAAHPEVADVAVVVREDAPGDRRLVGYVVPAPGTDPVPAALREHAAATLPVHMVPSAVVVLERLPLTGNGKLDRTALPAPGAPVNAGGRAPRTVREEQLCAVFAEVLGLPSAGVEDNFFDLGGHSLLAVRLAGRIRSAFGIEVSIGTVFQAPTPAALDVALDVSREEDPLDVLLPLRPARPGDRAPVHCVHPAGGLSWCYAGLIRHLPSDVPIYGLQAQGVGGATADDPLPTTLEELAAHYASRVREVQPEGPYRLLGWSTGGIIAHAIAAVLQEAGQEVELLAILDAYPAEGFRGLPVPDRAEALESLLTMGGYGPESLGGQELNTANVVEVLRREGSPLAALSAARIEALGEVYLNTNDLVRAYDHRVFRGDVLFFRATVDTIDDTLTPETWTPYVSGRVDNTNVACSHKDMTLPEPIAHIARVVADRLTELEK, encoded by the coding sequence ATGCATGAGCGTCCGAACCGCCCGACCAGCTCTTCGGCAGCGCACTCCGGCGGCGCGCCTTCCCCCGGACTCCCCCTCCTGACGGCCCAGTCGGGCATCTACTACGCGCACCGGATGGCCCCTCTCGGCACCGAGCTGAACACGGCCGACTGCGTGGAGATCGACGGGCCGCTGGACGCGGACCTGTTCGTGGAGGCCGTGAGACGGACGGTGGGCGAGGCGGAGACCCTCGCCCTGCGCGTGTCCGAGGCCGGCGGCGTACCGGAGCAGCGGATCGTACGCGCCGCCGAACCCCTGGTGCACCGGCTGGAGTTGGCGGAGGACCGGGCCGAGGCGTGGATGCGGGAGGACCTGGCCCGGCCGGTGGACCTCGCCGCCGACGGCGCCCTGATGACACAGGCGCTGATCCGGGTCGGCGAAGGGCGCCACCGGTGGTACCAGCGCGTGCACCACATAGCCGTCGACGCCTACGCCCTGTCCCTCATCGGGCAGCGCGTCGCCGAGCTCTACCGGGCGCTGGTCGCCGAAGAGCCGCCGCCCCGGTGCCGGTTCGCCCCGCTGGGCGAGCTGACCGGGCAGGAGGCGGCGTACCTGGACGGCGATGAGTACACGGCGGACCGGGCGTTCTGGGCCGCGCGCATGGCGGGCTCCTCCGTCACCGCTCCCCACCGCTCCCCCGCGCCCTCGGACACACCGGCCGGCGCCCTGCTCCATCGGACCACCGATCTCCCCGCCGAGGCCCTGGAGCGGCTGTCCGGGGCGGCGCGTGCGGCGAAGGCGACCTGGGCCGAGCTGGTGGTGGCCGCGACCGCCGGGCATCTGCACCGGCTCACCGGCGCCGAGGACGTCGTGCTGGGCCTGCCGTTGACCAACCGGCGGGGGCCGGCGGCGCTGCGGACCCCGGCCATGACGGTGAACGTGCTGCCGCTGCGGATCTCCGTCCGTCCCGGCGACACCGGGGCCGAACTGCTGCGCCGGGTGGTGCTGGAGATCCGCGAGGTCCGCCGTCATCAGCGCTATCCGCAGGCCGACCTGCGCCGCGACCTGGTCCTGGAGTCGGCCGACGCCCCGCTGACCGGTCCGATGGTCAACGTCAAGCCGTTCGACGGCGTCCTGGACTTCGCCGGAGCCACGGGCACCGTGCGCAACCTCGCGGCCGGACCGGTGGAAGGCCTCGCCGTCGGCGCCGCACCCGGCCCGGGCGGAGGTCTGCGGCTCACCCTCGACGCCAACCCCGCAGCGTACGGGCCGGAGGGCCTCGCCGCCCACGAGGACAGCTGGCTGCGCTATCTGGACGGCCTGACCGAGCTGCTGCTGACCGACCCCGACCGCCCGATCGGCACCCTGGACCTGCTCAGCGGCGACCAGGTGCGCGAGGCCGTGACCTACGGTCGCTCCGAGCCCGCCGCCCCGCTCACCCTTCCCCGGTCGTTCACCGCGCAGGCGGCCCGGACACCGGACGCCGTCGCCGTCCGCTCCACCGTGGCGGGCACGTTCCGAGGCGCGACAGCCGGTACGGACACCCGTGCGGGCGCGGACGCGGCCGCCGCCGAGCCCGGGGCCCGGCTCACCTTCGCCGAGCTGGACGCCGCCTCCGACCGACTGGCCCGCCTGCTGGCCGGTCTCGGCGCTCCCGCCGCGGGCGCAGGGAGCCGCGGCACGGTGGCGCTGGCGCTGCCCCGGACCGCCGACCTGGTCGTCGCGCTGCTGGCCGTGCTCAAGGCGGGCCGGGTCTGCCAGCCGCTGGACCTCGGCCACCCCGCCGCCCGGACCCTGGCCGTCCTGGAGGACGCGCGGCCGCTGTGCGTGATCGGCACGGCCGCGACGCTCGCCGCGCTGCCCGACCACGGGCTGCCGACCGTCGCGCTCGACGCTCCCGCCACGGCCGACGCCCTCGCCGCCTGCCCCGACGGGCCGCTGCCCACCGGGCCCTCGCTCGCGGACCCCGCCTACCTGATCCACACCTCCGGTTCCACGGGCCGCCCCAAGGGCGTCCTCGTCGGCCACGCCTCGCTCGCCAACCTCTGCGCCGGGCACGGCACGGACCACATCGCCCCGGCCCTCGCCCGGACCGGCCGGGAGCGCCTCCGGGTCGCGCACAGCGCCTCGTTCGCCTTCGACGCGTCCTGGGACCCGGTGCTGTGGATGGTCCACGGGCACGAGCTGCACCTGCTGGACGACACCGCCTACCGGGATCCGGCGGCGCTCACCGCGTACGTCGGCACGCATCTGATCGACTATCTCGACGTCACTCCCTCCTACGCCGAGGCGCTCATCGCCGAAGGCCTGCTGGACGAGGGCCGCCACCACCCGGCCCATCTGGTGGTCGGCGGGGAGACCGTCCCCCCGCCGCTGTGGGAGCGGCTGACCGAGGCCGGGGACGTGCACCCGGTGAACCTCTACGGGCCGACCGAGACGACGGTCGACGCCTACTACTGGGTGCCCGGGACCTCGGCCGCCCGGCCGGACGGCCGTCCCGTGCGCGGCTCACGCGTCTACGTCCTGGACTCCTCCCTGCGTCCGGTACCGGCCGGTGCGACGGGCGAGCTGTACGTCGCGGGGGCCTGTCTGGCCCTCGGCTATCCGGGCCGCCCCGACCTGACGGCCGAGCGGTTCGTCGCGGACCCGTTCGGCGCGCCGAACGGCGCTCCCGGGGGCCGGATGTACCGCACCGGGGACCTGGTGCGCCGCCGCGAGGACCACACCCTGGAGTTCCTGGGGCGCGGCGACGACCAGGTGAAGATCCGCGGCTTCCGGATCGAACTCGGTGAGATCCAGGCCCGGCTGGCCGCGCACCCGCGGGTGGCGGCGGCCGCGGTCATCGCCCGCGACACCGGCCACGGCAAGCGGCTGCTGGCCTACGCGGTCCCGGTGAAGGAGCGGAACGCCCCGCCTGCGCGGCCCGAGGGCGACGCCCCTGCCGCCGACAGCGCGCCGCCGACCCCCGCCGAGCTGCGCGACCACCTGGCCGGGGGCCTGCCCGAGCACATGGTCCCCGCGACCGTGACGCTCCTGGACGCGCTGCCCCGTACCGCGAACGACAAGCTCGACCACCGCGCGCTGCCCGATCCCGAACCGCTCCCGTCCGCAGCGGGCGGCTCGGACAGCGCGGTCGGCGCCGGCGGGCCGCACGCCGAGATCGTGCGCGGGCTCTTCGCCGACGTGCTCGGTATCGCCGAACCCCCGGCCGCCGACGCGGGCTTCCTCGAACTCGGCGGGCATTCGCTGCTCGCCGCCCGGCTGGCCGCCCGCGTGCGGGAGCACTTCGGCGTGCCGATGGGCATCGCCGACGTCTTCCGCCACACCACTCCCGCCGCCCTGGCGGCGCTGGTCCGCACGCGCGGCGGCGCGGCCACCGCGTCCGTCCCGCTCTCCCCCGTGCCGCGCACCGGTCCCCTCCCCCTGTCCCCGGCCCAGCAGCGGCTGTGGTTCCTCCACCGCCTCGAAGGCCCCAGCCCCACCTACAACATCCCGCTCGTCCTGAACGTCAACGGCCCGCTCGACCGCGACGCGCTCCAGCTCGCCCTGCACGACCTGGCAGAGCGTCACGAGACGCTACGAACGGTATATCCGCCCACGGACAACGCCACCGACTTCACCGACGACGGCATGGGCGCCGGCGCCCCGGACGACACCCCCCACCAGCGGATCCTCGCCCCCGACGACCCGGCCGCCCGCCCGGTGCTGCACCTGGCGGAGCCGGGCAGCGATCTCACGGAGGCCGTGCGCCACTGCTTCGACCTCGCAGGCGAACCCCCGCTGCGCACGGTCCTGTTCACCGGGGCCCCGGACCACCACACCGTGCTCCTCCTGCTGCACCACATAGCGGGTGACGGGGCCTCCACCACTCCCCTGGCCCGGGACCTGGCCACCGCCTACACCGCCCGCGCCGCGGGCCTCACCCCGGACTTCACTCCGCTGAGCGGCCAGTACGTGGACCACGCGGCCCGGCTCCGGCGGCTCCTGGGCACCCCCGCCGATCCGACCCCGCTCGCCGAGGCCCAGCTCGCGCACTGGCGGGACGCGCTCGCCGGGCTGCCGGACCAGCTGGAGCTGCCCACCGACCGGCCCCGGCCGCCCGTGGCCACCTCGGCGGGCGACACCGTGCCCTTCGCGCTGGACGCCACCGCGCACGAGGCGCTGCGCCGGCTCGCACGGGCGCACGGGGCGACCGTGTTCATGACCGTGCAGGCCGGGCTCGCGGCCCTGCTGACCCGGCACGGCTGCGGCACCGACATTCCTCTCGGCACCCCCGTCGCGGGCCGCGACGACGACGCCACGGCCGGGCTCGTCGGCTTCTTCACCAACACCGTGGTCCTGCGCACCGACACCTCCGGCGACCCCGCCTTCGGCGACCTGCTGGACCGGGTGCGGGCAACCACGCTCGCCGCGTACGAGCACGACGCACTGCCCTTCGACCACCTCGTCGAGGCCCTGAACCCGCCGCGCTCGCTGGCCCGGCACCCGCTGTTCCAGACCATGCTGGCCTGGCAGTCGCTCGCGGACGGACCCGTCCCGCTCGGCCCGGACACCACCGCGCGGCTGACCGCCGTGCCGTCCGGCACCGCGAAGTTCGACCTGACCCTGAACGCGGGCGAACTGCCCGGAGGCGGGATCGGGGGGTTCCTGGAGTTCCGTACCGACCTCTTCGACCGGTCGACCGCCCAGTCCCTCGCGGACCGGCTGTCCCGGCTGCTCACCGCGGCGGCCGAGCGGCCCGGCACCCCGATCGGCCTGCTGCCCGTCCTCGGCGAGGACGAGGTCCACCGTGCCGTGGTCGGGGCCAACGGCGTCAACCACGACCGGCCGGTGCCGCTCACACTCGCCGAGGTCTACGAGGTGGCGGCGCGACGGCACCCCGACCGGGTGGCGGTCAGCTGCGGGGGCGCGTCGCTGACGTACGCCGAACTGTCCTCCCGGGCCCGGTCGCTGGCCCGGCTGCTGGCGGCCCGGGGGATCGGCCCCGGCTCGATCGTGGCGCTCGCGCTGCCGCGCTCCACGGACCTGGTGGCCGGGCTGCTCGCGGTGTCCCTGGCGGGGGCCGCGTATCTGCCGATGGACCCCGACTACCCGGCGGACCGACTCGCGTACATGCTGGACGACGCCCGTCCGGCGGCGCTGATCACCGACGCCGGGACGGCCGGGCGGCTGCCCGCGCACGATCTGCCGCTGATCACCGTGGACGGGGCGGCGGGCTTCCCGGACGGGCCCCTCGGCCAGGCGGAGCGCACCCGGCCGCTGAGCCCGGGTGACCCGGCGTACGTGATCTACACCTCGGGGTCCACCGGCCGCCCGAAGGGGGTCGTGGTCACCCAGCACAACGTGACGCGGCTGCTGACGGCGACCGAGCACTGGTTCTCGTTCGGGCCGGACGACGTGTGGACGCTGTTCCACTCCTACGCTTTCGACTTCTCGGTGTGGGAGCTGTGGGGCGCGCTGCTGTACGGCGGGCGGGTCGTCGTCGTCCCGTACGCGACCAGCCGTGACCCGCACGCGTTCCTGCGGCTGCTGGCGGACGAGGGGGTGACCGTCCTCAACCAGACGCCGTCCGCCTTCTACCAGCTGGCCGCCGCCGACCGGGAGGCCCCGGGACACGAACTGGCTCTGCGTTACGTGGTGTTCGGCGGTGAGGCGCTGGAGCTGGGGCGGCTGGCGGACTGGTACACCCGCCACCAGGAGAACGCGCCGACGCTGGTCAACATGTACGGCATCACCGAGACGACCGTCCATGTCTCGTATCTGGCGCTGGACCGGGCGACGGCCGCCTCCGCGGTCTCCAGCACCATCGGCGTGAACATTCCCGACCTGCGCGTCTATGTGCTGGACGACCGGCTGCAGCCGGTGCCGCCCGGCGTGACCGGCGAGATGTACGTCGCCGGCGAGGGGGTGGCGCTCGGCTATCTGGGCCGCCCGGACCTGACGGCGGGGCGCTTCGTCGCCGACCCGTTCGCGCCTCTCTTCGGGGAGAGCGGCAGGCGGATGTACCGCTCGGGCGACCTCGCCCGGCGGCGCCCGGACGGCACGCTGGAGTACTTCGGCCGGGGCGACCAGCAGGTGAAGATCCGCGGGTTCCGCATCGAACCCGGCGAGATCGAAGCGGTGTTGGCCGCGCACCCGGAGGTCGCGGATGTGGCGGTCGTGGTCCGCGAGGACGCACCCGGCGACAGACGTCTGGTCGGATACGTCGTCCCCGCACCCGGCACGGACCCGGTCCCGGCAGCCCTGCGCGAGCACGCCGCCGCCACGCTTCCGGTGCACATGGTGCCCTCGGCGGTGGTGGTTCTGGAGCGACTGCCGCTGACCGGCAACGGCAAGCTGGACCGCACGGCGCTGCCCGCTCCGGGCGCCCCGGTGAACGCCGGTGGGCGCGCGCCGCGCACGGTCCGCGAGGAACAGCTCTGCGCGGTCTTCGCGGAGGTGCTGGGGCTGCCGTCCGCCGGGGTGGAGGACAACTTCTTCGACCTGGGCGGCCATTCGCTGCTCGCGGTGCGCCTCGCCGGGCGGATCAGGTCGGCGTTCGGCATCGAGGTGTCGATCGGCACGGTGTTCCAGGCTCCGACGCCCGCAGCGCTGGACGTGGCGCTGGACGTCTCGCGCGAGGAGGACCCGCTCGATGTGCTGCTGCCGCTGCGGCCCGCCCGCCCCGGCGACCGCGCCCCGGTCCACTGCGTGCACCCGGCGGGCGGTCTGAGCTGGTGCTACGCCGGTCTGATCCGCCATCTGCCGTCCGACGTGCCGATCTACGGTCTCCAGGCGCAGGGCGTCGGCGGGGCGACGGCGGACGATCCGCTGCCGACCACGCTGGAGGAGCTGGCCGCGCACTACGCCTCCCGCGTCCGGGAGGTCCAGCCGGAGGGCCCCTACCGGCTGCTCGGCTGGTCGACCGGCGGAATCATCGCGCACGCGATCGCGGCGGTCCTGCAGGAGGCGGGCCAGGAGGTCGAGTTGCTGGCGATCCTGGACGCGTATCCCGCCGAGGGCTTCCGCGGCCTGCCGGTGCCCGACCGGGCCGAGGCTCTCGAATCGCTGCTCACCATGGGCGGTTACGGCCCCGAGAGCCTCGGGGGCCAGGAGCTGAACACGGCGAACGTGGTGGAGGTGCTGCGCCGCGAGGGCTCCCCGCTGGCGGCGCTCTCCGCCGCGAGGATCGAGGCGCTCGGCGAGGTGTACCTCAACACCAACGACCTCGTACGGGCCTACGACCACCGGGTGTTCCGGGGCGATGTGCTGTTCTTCCGGGCCACGGTGGACACCATCGACGACACCCTGACGCCGGAGACCTGGACCCCGTACGTGAGCGGGCGCGTCGACAACACGAACGTCGCCTGCTCGCACAAGGACATGACCCTGCCCGAGCCGATCGCGCACATCGCACGCGTGGTCGCCGACCGACTGACCGAGCTGGAGAAGTGA
- a CDS encoding MbtH family protein, which produces MSDASANPFDADGEFLVLANVEGQHSLWPLFAAVPEGWSTVHGPCARQDALDWITTHGDGPVPVSAR; this is translated from the coding sequence ATGAGCGACGCATCCGCCAACCCCTTCGACGCGGACGGGGAGTTCCTCGTCCTGGCCAACGTGGAGGGACAGCACTCGCTGTGGCCGCTGTTCGCGGCGGTGCCCGAGGGCTGGTCGACGGTTCACGGCCCGTGCGCCCGCCAGGACGCGCTGGACTGGATCACCACGCACGGGGACGGCCCCGTCCCCGTCTCCGCGCGGTGA